From Demequina capsici:
GTCCGAGATCAAGGTGGACGTGTTCCGCTCCTCCGGCCCCGGCGGCCAGTCGGTCAACACCACGGACTCCGCAGTCCGCCTCACCCACCTGCCCACCGGCATCGTCGTCTCGATGCAGGATGAGAAGTCGCAGATCCAGAACCGCGCCGCCGCCATGCGTGTGCTCCAGTCGCGACTGCTGCTGCTCAAGAAGGAGCAGGAGGCGGCGCAGAAGAAGGAGCTCGCAGGTGACATCAAGGCGAGCTGGGGCGACCAGATGCGCTCCTACTTCCTCTACGGTCAGCAGCTGGTCAAGGACCTCCGCACCGGCTACGAGGTGGGCAACCCGCAGATCGTCTTCGACGGAGACCTGGACGGACTGATCGACGCGGGCATCCGCTGGCGTCGTGCGCAGCAGTCGCAGCAGGACTGACCGACCCCGGGGCGCGCCTCCCGGGAACGGTCCCGAGTTCCGGCGCGATGTGATCCATCGGACACTCCCTGGCGGCGTGGCCTCCCCGTGAGGCACGGTGACGCTACTTACCATGCACGAGGAGGTGCGGGTCCGTCCCCCCGCGCCTGGATGGCAGTGTGATTCGGCTAGAGAACGTCAGCAAGGTGTACTCGCGAGGTGCACGACCCGCGCTCGAGGGCATCGACATCGAGATCGAGCGCGGGGACTTCGTGTTCCTCGTGGGCTCCTCGGGCTCCGGGAAGTCCACCTTCCTGAAGCTCGTGCTTCGCGAGGAGCGCCCCACGGGCGGCGACGTCTACGTGGCAGGCCGCCACCTCAACCGCCTGTCCGCCTGGCGCGTGCCGCACCTGCGCCGCGAGATCGGTGCGGTCTTCCAGGACTTCCGGCTCCTCCCGAACAAGACGGTCTACGGGAACGTCGCCTTCGCGCTGCAGGTGATCGGCAAGGGCCGACGCGAGATCGACTCGACCGTGCCGGAGATGCTCGAGCTGGTGGGCCTCGCGGGCAAGGAACGGCGCATGCCGCATGAGCTGTCCGGTGGCGAGCAGCAGCGCGTGGCGATCGCTCGCGCCTTCGTCAACAGGCCTCCGATCCTGCTCTGCGACGAGCCCACGGGCAACCTGGACCCCGGCACCTCCGTCGGCATCATGCGCCTGCTGGACCGCATCAACCGCACCGGCACCACCGTGCTCATGGCGACGCACGACGACGAGATCGTGGACCAGATGCGCAAGCGCGTCATCGAGCTCAAGGGCGGGCACATGGTGCGCGACCAGGATCGCGGCGTGTACGGGCTGGAGCGCGCATGAGGCTCCGGTTCATCCTCGGCGAGGTCTTCAACGGGCTGCGCCGCAACTCGACGATGGCGCTGTCCGTCGTGCTCGTCACGTTCGTGTCGCTCACCTTCGTGGGCGCGGCCGCGCTCATCCAGACGCAGATCGGTCAGCTCCAGGACGACTGGTACGGCAAGGTCGAGGTGTCGATCTTCCTGTGCACCGACCAGTCGGTCGAGCAGCAGTGCGCCCAGGGCGCGGCGACGCCCGCCCAGGAGGACGCGATCCGCGCCGTTCTCGAATCGGGCGCCGTGGCCGACCTGGTCCAGTCCGTCACGTACGAGTCGCAGCAGCAGGCCTACGACAGCTACGTGGCGCGGGCCGACAGCTCCCTCACGCAGTACCTCGAGCCGGAGTACATGCCCGCGAGCTTCCGCGTGAAGCTCGTGGACCCGTCGCAGTTCCAGGTGGTGGCCGACGCGACCCAGGGCCTCGCCGGCGTCGAGCAGGTGCAGGATCAGCGCGAGATCTTCGACCAGCTGTTCGCCTTCCTGAACGCGGCGACGCTCGTGGCGGCGGCGCTCGCCGCGGTCATGCTGCTCACCGCGGTCCTGCTCATCACGACGACGGTGCGGCTCAGCGCGCTCAGCCGCAAGCGCGAGACGACGATCATGCGGATGGTCGGCTCGTCGCGCACGTTGATCCAGCTGCCGTTCATGCTCGAGGGCGCGGTGGCAGCGACCGCAGGAGCGCTGCTCGCGACGGTGACGCTGTGGTTCGGTGTCCGCTACCTGGTGCAGGACTGGCTCAGCTCGTCGGTCACCTGGGTCGACTACGTGAGCGCGGACGACGTGCTCGGCATCGCCCCTTGGCTGATCCTGATCGCTTTCGGCCTGGCGGCCGTGGCGTCCCTGCTCACGCTCGGAAGGTACACACGCGCATGAGAACGGTCTCTCGCCGACTCGCCTCGATCATCGCCGCGCTGATGGCGGTCGCGGTCAGCGGCGGGCTGCTCGTGGGCTCCGCCTCGGCGTCCGGCCCGGGTTCCGTGGCGACCTCCTCCTACGACGACGAGATCGCGGCCGCCGAGCAGAGCCAGGCGGACAACCAGCAGTCGTTGGACGACCTCGAGAGCCAGATGGAGGACACCGACGCGGCGATCGTGGAGGCGAACCGCAAGCTCCAGGAGCTCCAGGACAAGCTGCCCGGCCTTCAGCAGCAGCTGGACCTGGCGCAGGAGCGCTACGACGCAGCCGTGCTCCAGCAGCAGATCGTCGCCGACAAGCTCGCGGCCGCGCAGGCGCAGGACCAGGCGCTGACGGACCAGATCTCGAAGGATGAGGATCGCGTCGGCACGATTCGTCAGGCGATCGCGGCGATCGCGCGCGACAGCTACATCGGCAACGACATCACCAGCCTGGGAGTCGTCCTGGGGGCGCAGTCGTCGGACCAGTTCGTGGCGGACTACGCGGCGCGTGACGCCGCGGCGAGGGTCCAGTCCAACGCGCTCGCGGAGATGGAGCAGATCACGGCGGTGAACCGCAACCGCGAGACGCGCCAGACCGCGGTGCGGCAGGAGATCGAGCGGCTCAAGCTCGAGGCCGACCAGCTGGTGACGGAGGCGGAGGCTGCCAAGCAGGAGGCGGCTGACAAGAAGGCCGAGGTCGAGAGCGCGCTCGCCGAGCAGCAACAGCTCCAGTCGTACCTGGAGAGCCAGCGGCAGTCGTTCATGGATCAGCAGGCGCAGATCGAGGCGGATCAGGAGGCGGTGCGGCAGGAGCTGCGCGACCTTCTCGCGAAGGCCGCCGCTGAGGACGCGGCGTCCAGCCCGACGCCGATCGGCATCGGCGTCCTGAACTTTCCCACGAAGGTGCCGTACATCACCTCCAGCTACGGGATGCGCTACCACCCCGTGTTCCACTACTGGCGGCTGCACGCCGGCACCGACTTCCGTGCCTACTGCGGGACCCCGATCTACGCGGCCGCGTCGGGGAAGGTGCTGTGGGCCAAGTACAGGTCCGGGTTCGGCAATCAGGTGATGCTCAACCACGGCACCTTCAACGGCGACAGCCTGGCGACGAGCTACAACCATCTGTCCAAGTTCGCGGTGAGCGCCGGCCAGTACGTGCTTCAGGGAGACCTGGTCGGCTACGCCGGCTCCACCGGCTCCGTGACGGCGTGCCACCTCCACTTCGAGGTGTACGTCAACGGCAACACTGTGGACCCCATGACCATCCTCGGCCCGGTGCCGTAAGGTCCCTCGTGGCTCGCGGCGGGGCCTACACTGGGAGGTCCGTGTCCGCGCGTGGGGCTGCCGCCCCGCAAGGTCGAGGAGGTGAGCGATGGGCGACGGCGTCAAGGTGATCGCCACCAACCGGTCGGCTCACCACGACTACTTCATCGACGACACGTTCGAGGCGGGCGTGGCGCTGATGGGCACCGAGGTCAAGTCGCTGCGCATGGGCCGCGCGACGATCGGCGAGGGCTACGTGTACGTGGACCGCGGCGAGGTCTGGGCGGAGAACCTGCACATCCCCGAGTATGTGCAGGGCACGTGGACCAACCACTCCGTGAGGCGCAAGCGCAAGCTCCTGCTCCACGCGCATGAGATCGAGGAGCTCGCTCGCAAGACGAGCGAGAAGGGCTACACGATCGTCCCGCTGAAGCTGTACTTCAAGGGCAGCAGGGTGAAGCTTGAGATCGGTCTGGCGCGAGGCAAGAAGCTCCACGACAAGCGCCAGACGCTGCGGGAGAAGCAGGACAATCGGGAGGCTGAGCGGGCCATGAGCCTGCGTCGCGCACGCGACTGAGCCATCGAGTCCACAGGGTCCGCCTCGAGCGCCCCCCGGGGACACCACCGGCGCGCTGCGCCGATCTGGGCTAGGCTCGCGCGTCCGAGCCGTCGGGTGCCGTGTCCACGCGAGGCGGGAGCTCGAGCGCCGAGCGGAGGGTGTGACCCAGCAACGCGATCAGATCCGTCGTGCGCGGGTGCAGCGCCTCATGCGTCTGGAGGCCCTCCCATGTGGCGATCACTGCCGTCGCGCGTTCCTCCGGGCTCAACGGATCGGTGGTGCCACCGGTAGCCTCGCGTCGCGCGGAGATCGCCTGGGCGATGATGCCGCGGAGCAGCTCGTGCCGCTGCTGCAGGGCCGGGCGCGCGGGATGCCGCGGAGCGCCTGCCTCGGCGGTGAGCACGGACAGCAGCTGCACCAGCCCAGGCGAGTCGGCGTTGCTGCGTGCGACTGCGAGGAACGCCTCCACGAGCTCCTCGGCGGACATCCTGTCGTAGAGATCGAGCACCGAGGTGAGCTCGCCGTAGCCGTCGGGGATGCCCTGCATGTCGTGCCACTCGAGCACCTCGAGCAGCACGGCGACCCGGTCGCCGAAGTGGTCACGCAACGCGTCGAGGTCGACGTCGGACTCGCGCGCGATGCTCTCGAGAGTGCCTCCGTGGTAGCCCTTGGCCGCGAAGGTCGCGGCGACCCGTCCCACGAGCGCCCGTCGCTCCTCGTCTCGCGTCCCGGCGGCGCTCGTGGCGGAGATCGCTTGCTGCTGCTCTGACATGGTCCACCCCCGTCGTCATGTTCGCATATCTGCGAGGGAAGCGGGAGCGCCTGCGGGCCGCCACCTTCGGCAGGTGACGGCCCACAGGCAGCGACAGCCGGTCAGGCGGTCGGCGCCTCCTCGGCCTGCCCATCGGCCGACTCGTCGACGTGATGAGGGACAGGGTGGGTGCGCTCGAGCGCAGCGCCCTCG
This genomic window contains:
- the smpB gene encoding SsrA-binding protein SmpB, encoding MGDGVKVIATNRSAHHDYFIDDTFEAGVALMGTEVKSLRMGRATIGEGYVYVDRGEVWAENLHIPEYVQGTWTNHSVRRKRKLLLHAHEIEELARKTSEKGYTIVPLKLYFKGSRVKLEIGLARGKKLHDKRQTLREKQDNREAERAMSLRRARD
- a CDS encoding peptidoglycan DD-metalloendopeptidase family protein; the protein is MRTVSRRLASIIAALMAVAVSGGLLVGSASASGPGSVATSSYDDEIAAAEQSQADNQQSLDDLESQMEDTDAAIVEANRKLQELQDKLPGLQQQLDLAQERYDAAVLQQQIVADKLAAAQAQDQALTDQISKDEDRVGTIRQAIAAIARDSYIGNDITSLGVVLGAQSSDQFVADYAARDAAARVQSNALAEMEQITAVNRNRETRQTAVRQEIERLKLEADQLVTEAEAAKQEAADKKAEVESALAEQQQLQSYLESQRQSFMDQQAQIEADQEAVRQELRDLLAKAAAEDAASSPTPIGIGVLNFPTKVPYITSSYGMRYHPVFHYWRLHAGTDFRAYCGTPIYAAASGKVLWAKYRSGFGNQVMLNHGTFNGDSLATSYNHLSKFAVSAGQYVLQGDLVGYAGSTGSVTACHLHFEVYVNGNTVDPMTILGPVP
- the ftsX gene encoding permease-like cell division protein FtsX, producing MRLRFILGEVFNGLRRNSTMALSVVLVTFVSLTFVGAAALIQTQIGQLQDDWYGKVEVSIFLCTDQSVEQQCAQGAATPAQEDAIRAVLESGAVADLVQSVTYESQQQAYDSYVARADSSLTQYLEPEYMPASFRVKLVDPSQFQVVADATQGLAGVEQVQDQREIFDQLFAFLNAATLVAAALAAVMLLTAVLLITTTVRLSALSRKRETTIMRMVGSSRTLIQLPFMLEGAVAATAGALLATVTLWFGVRYLVQDWLSSSVTWVDYVSADDVLGIAPWLILIAFGLAAVASLLTLGRYTRA
- a CDS encoding TetR/AcrR family transcriptional regulator, which produces MSEQQQAISATSAAGTRDEERRALVGRVAATFAAKGYHGGTLESIARESDVDLDALRDHFGDRVAVLLEVLEWHDMQGIPDGYGELTSVLDLYDRMSAEELVEAFLAVARSNADSPGLVQLLSVLTAEAGAPRHPARPALQQRHELLRGIIAQAISARREATGGTTDPLSPEERATAVIATWEGLQTHEALHPRTTDLIALLGHTLRSALELPPRVDTAPDGSDARA
- the ftsE gene encoding cell division ATP-binding protein FtsE; protein product: MIRLENVSKVYSRGARPALEGIDIEIERGDFVFLVGSSGSGKSTFLKLVLREERPTGGDVYVAGRHLNRLSAWRVPHLRREIGAVFQDFRLLPNKTVYGNVAFALQVIGKGRREIDSTVPEMLELVGLAGKERRMPHELSGGEQQRVAIARAFVNRPPILLCDEPTGNLDPGTSVGIMRLLDRINRTGTTVLMATHDDEIVDQMRKRVIELKGGHMVRDQDRGVYGLERA